A genomic region of Halomonas aestuarii contains the following coding sequences:
- a CDS encoding response regulator transcription factor yields the protein MQETAERLLIVDDDEMFCHVLDRALTRRGFEVLVAHDAAQALSLARRHQPQLATLDLKLENESGLKLLPELLELVPSCRVVVLTGYSSIATAVEAIKLGAVNYLCKPADADEVLAALSREEGDPETEVAEHPPSINRVTWEHIQKVLQEHDGNISATARALGMHRRTLQRKLQKRPVRR from the coding sequence ATGCAAGAGACCGCCGAACGCCTGCTGATCGTCGACGACGACGAGATGTTCTGCCACGTGCTCGACCGGGCGCTGACGCGCCGCGGCTTCGAGGTGCTGGTGGCCCATGACGCCGCCCAGGCCCTCTCCCTGGCGCGCCGCCATCAGCCCCAGCTGGCCACCCTGGACCTCAAGCTCGAGAACGAGTCGGGCCTCAAGCTGCTGCCCGAGCTGCTGGAGCTGGTGCCGTCGTGCCGGGTGGTGGTTCTGACTGGCTACTCGAGCATCGCCACCGCGGTGGAGGCGATCAAGCTGGGCGCGGTGAACTACCTCTGCAAGCCCGCCGATGCCGACGAGGTGCTCGCCGCCCTGTCACGGGAGGAAGGCGACCCGGAGACCGAGGTGGCCGAGCACCCGCCGTCGATCAACCGCGTCACCTGGGAGCATATCCAGAAGGTGCTTCAGGAGCACGACGGTAACATCTCCGCCACGGCCCGGGCGCTGGGCATGCACCGGCGCACTCTCCAGCGCAAGCTGCAGAAGCGCCCGGTGAGGAGATAA